From one Amaranthus tricolor cultivar Red isolate AtriRed21 chromosome 17, ASM2621246v1, whole genome shotgun sequence genomic stretch:
- the LOC130803854 gene encoding uncharacterized protein LOC130803854: MDEYPGRRSSSGLAISRRGSSLVLRDSPENNRDRNVHVCSRVGCSSKMNSMKDSPVSSPIKAKNSKTPFRSATQRKEITGSSSKTVASPNNARKALLNPKKKSPSHCDTDSETSTLVDETEEQGKTRMKVHPEPEFRDYSVEAMSVAGCSNSGPTTRFGKRSTQRFALGQQDSGPTNQGPRNGSAGTSRCNLRSLKCNSISDIIPSGSSVSSPVSNLSRKRDTSGQKKIREADGSLSVKGKKVNGTIQDGRRIDYTNRGVSISDSRRARSSNPGARRLSARTLVSNQESENSFPLVESPIMNSSSPQPDIATDETDSGFENQFSGQILNSQSSFSRPGSGTERVRSNRSIGPYDVGFARSFMNRDSLRHYNLDGIAEMLLALERIEQEEEPTYEQLLVLETNVFLGGLGFNDQHRDMRLDIDDMSYEELLALEERMGTVSTAVPEEVLTKCLKRSIYHCIADCIENGDEVKCSICQEEYEDGQEVGRLVCEHKYHTECINQWLRLKNWCPICKASVAPSPSESLAP, from the exons ATGGATGAATATCCCGGTAGAAGATCATCGTCTGGGCTTGCGATATCCAGAAGAGGATCTAGCCTAGTTTTAAGAGACTCACCTGAGAACAATCGGGATCGTAATGTTCATGTTTGTAGTCGAGTTGGATGCAGCAGCAAAATGAACTCGATGAAGGATTCCCCTGTTAGTTCTCCTATCAAAGCCAAAAACTCGAAAACTCCTTTCCGTTCCGCTACACAAAGAAAGGAGATTACTGGAAGTTCATCGAAAACTGTTGCTTCTCCAAACAATGCAAGAAAAGCATTGTTAAACCCGAAAAAGAAATCGCCTTCTCATTGTGACACGGATTCAGAAACATCCACTCTTGTAGATGAAACCGAGGAGCAAGGAAAGACTCGGATGAAGGTTCATCCTGAGCCAGAATTTCGTGATTATTCCGTTGAAGCTATGTCTGTAGCCGGGTGTTCTAATTCGGGACCCACTACCCGATTTGGGAAAAGAAGCACACAGAGGTTTGCATTGGGGCAACAAGATTCGGGACCCACTAACCAGGGTCCAAGAAATGGCAGTGCCGGTACAAGTAGGTGTAATCTAAGGAGTTTGAAGTGTAACTCGATCTCTGATATTATCCCATCGGGTTCTTCTGTGTCGTCTCCTGTATCGAATCTGAGCAGGAAGAGGGACACTAGTGGGCAGAAGAAAATTCGTGAAGCTGACGGTAGTTTATCTGTGAAAGGTAAGAAGGTAAACGGGACTATCCAGGATGGTAGGAGGATCGACTATACAAATCGTGGTGTTTCAATCTCGGATTCAAGGCGTGCGCGAAGCTCGAATCCTGGGGCTCGAAGGTTATCTGCTAGAACACTGGTTTCAAATCAGGAAAGCGAGAACAGCTTTCCACTGGTCGAGTCACCTATTATGAACTCGTCTTCACCTCAACCCGACATAGCGACTGATGAAACTGATTCCGGTTTCGAGAATCAATTCTCTGGccaaattttgaattctcagAGTTCTTTTAGTAGACCCGGCAGTGGAACTGAACGTGTTCGGTCTAATCGGTCTATTGGTCCCTATGATGTTGGATTTGCTCGTTCTTTTATGAACCGTGATTCCTTGAGACATTACAACTTAGATGGGATTGCGGAG ATGTTATTGGCATTGGAGAGAATCGAACAAGAAGAAGAGCCAACTTACGAG CAATTGCTTGTTCTCGAAACTAATGTTTTCCTCGGAGGACTTGGCTTCAATGACCAACACAGGGACATGAGGCTGGATATTGATGATATGTCATATGAA GAACTATTAGCTTTAGAAGAGAGGATGGGAACTGTAAGTACAGCAGTGCCAGAAGAGGTTTTGACCAAGTGCCTGAAAAGGAGCATCTACCATTGTATTGCAGATTGTATAGAGAATGGTGATGAAGTCAAATGCAGTATATGCCAG
- the LOC130803762 gene encoding cell wall protein RBR3-like — MIGNWFTKTTNREVFIRHRNNLCKSLTSISLTYKKEFIRPEEGWRWQIIPSSNDIKKLQLMISSTLEDCVELRKGRGKTDRGMLRGTKKIKGNRRIAKRGFEVEVEVLARLVGISGFGEKELGGGNFKLYPEFDSHVEFKGKYMAATRKGNASIGKEKRETSPSTSSTLYKKNLKPLSNSSSSIRDETTSSSKPIPNYLKPTISSSLDPTKQAKKSSLDTSNSKPAYTRRRSFDLPPSASKVQRAIGNSGARNIRPIRSSSFSNNSLTPSSSSFVRPSSNKLYARTSSLKDGHISTRNLKKSKQQPTTPSISSKSMIEESSVDEENNELVNLDDHEVQSLPEMSEMPDTNEELGDPISDLLVEEEVKQVENDTNDQVIEKVATEETKQTDLSEETAGDQQCKDETSAPQVGPTGISEEETTENEAVMEEEETEAIETEVEAETQQSGSVGKNDKQAYNEVIEETASKLMGGKKNKVLALAGAFETVISLQDTNKT; from the exons ATGATTGGGAACTGGTTTACTAAAACTACAAATAGAGAAGTATTCATCAGGCACAGGAATAACCTGTGTAAGAGTCTAACATCAATTAGTCTCACATACAAGAAGGAATTCATAA GGCCTGAAGAGGGTTGGAGATGGCAGATCATACCCTCATCAAATGATATAAAAAAGTTGCAGCTAATGATATCCTCGactctagag GATTGTGTAGAACTGAGGAAAGGAAGAGGGAAGACAGATCGAGGGATGTTGAGAGGAACTAAGAAGATTAAGGGAAATAGGAGAATA GCAAAGAGAGGCTTTGAGGTTGAGGTTGAGGTTTTGGCGAGGTTAGTTGGTATTAGTGGATTCGGAGAAAAGGAGTTGGGAGGAGGGAATTTCAA GTTATATCCTGAATTTGATTCTCAT GTTGAATTCAAGGGAAAATACATGGCAGCAACAAGGAAGGGAAATGCAAGTATAGGGAAAGAAAAGAGGGAGACATCTCCTTCAACTTCAAGTACCCTTTATAAGAAAAATCTTAAACCCTTATCAAACTCTTCTTCCTCAATCAGGGATGAAACTACAAGTTCTAGTAAACCTATTCCTAACTATCTCAAACCCACCATAAGCTCGAGCCTCGATCCAACTAAACAAGCTAAGAAATCGAGTCTTGACACATCAAACTCTAAGCCCGCGTACACTAGAAGGCGATCCTTCGACCTGCCCCCATCGGCTTCTAAGGTGCAAAGGGCCATAGGGAATAGTGGGGCGCGCAATATTAGGCCTATTCGATCCTCGTCCTTTTCGAACAATTCACTTACTCCCTCGTCATCCTCTTTTGTTAGGCCATCATCCAATAAGTTGTATGCTAGAACCTCGAGTTTGAAGGATGGGCATATTTCAACTCGCAATCTAAAAAAGAGTAAACAACAACCAACAACACCATCGATTTCTTCTAAGAGTATGATTGAAGAATCGAGTGTTGATGAGGAAAACAATGAGTTGGTGAATCTCGATGATCATGAGGTTCAATCACTTCCCGAGATGTCAGAAATGCCTGACACCAACGAGGAATTGGGTGACCCGATTAGTGATCTATTGGTAGAAGAGGAAGTAAAACAAGTTGAAAACGATACTAATGATCAAGTAATCGAGAAGGTTGCAACAGAGGAGACTAAACAAACAGATCTTAGTGAAGAAACTGCAGGGGATCAGCAATGTAAGGATGAAACGAGTGCGCCTCAGGTGGGCCCCACTGGGATATCGGAAGAAGAAACTACCGAGAATGAAGCTGTGATGGAAGAGGAAGAAACCGAAGCAATAGAAACAGAAGTCGAGGCTGAAACACAACAATCTGGTTCTGTTGGGAAGAATGATAAGCAAGCTTATAATGAAGTGATTGAAGAAACTGCTTCCAAACTTATGGGAGGGAAGAAGAACAAAGTTTTGGCATTAGCTGGTGCATTTGAGACTGTTATTTCTTTGCAAGATACTAACAAAACCTGA
- the LOC130804131 gene encoding flowering-promoting factor 1-like protein 3: MSGVWVFKNGVVRLENPGTESMERSGQKKMLVHVPSNEVITNYGVLESKLMELGWERYYDDPDLLQFHKRSTVHLISLPKEFRKFKSMHMYDIVVKNRNMFEVRDM, from the coding sequence ATGTCTGGTGTTTGGGTATTCAAAAACGGCGTCGTTCGTCTCGAAAACCCGGGGACGGAATCCATGGAAAGATCAGGCCAAAAAAAGATGCTTGTTCACGTACCAAGTAATGAAGTTATAACTAATTATGGTGTTCTTGAAAGCAAATTAATGGAGTTAGGATGGGAACGTTATTATGATGATCCTGATCTTCTTCAATTCCATAAACGTTCTACTGTTCATTTGATTTCTTTGCCTAAGGAATTTCGTAAATTTAAGTCCATGCATATGTACGATATTGTTGTCAAGAATCGTAACATGTTTGAAGTACGGGACATGtag